The Flavobacteriales bacterium genome contains the following window.
GTCGGTGACGAACTCCTTCTCGATCTCCACCGCATCGGTGATGATCTTCTGCACGGTCTTCTTGGGCAGCTTGTTCTTCAGGTGCTTGTTGTAGAGCAGGCAGGCGAAGTCGCAGTGCAGGCCTTCGTCGCGGCTTATGAGCTGGTTGCTGAAGCTCAGTCCGGGCATCAGGCCGCGCTTCTTCAGCCAGAAGATGCTGCAGAAGCTGCCGCTGAAGAAGATGCCTTCCACGGCGGCGAAGGCGATGAGGCGCTCGGCGAAGCTGCCCTTGTCGATCCAGTTGAGGGCCCAGTCGGCTTTCTTCTTCACGCAGTCCATGGTGTCGATGGCGTGGAAGAGGCCGTGCTTCTCCTTGTGGTCCTTGATGTAGGTGTCGATGAGCAGCGAGTACGTTTCGCTGTGGATGTTCTCGATCATCACCTGGAAGCCGTAGAAGCAGCGGGCTTCGGGGTACTGCACTTCGTTGAGGAAGTTGATGGCGAGGTTCTCGTTCACGATGCCGTCGCTGGCGGCGAAGAAGGCCAGCACGTGCTTGATGAAGTAGCGCTCGTCGTCGTTGAGCTTCGTTTCCCAATCCACCATGTCGGGGCTCAGGTCGATCTCCTCTGCCGTCCAGAAGCTGGCCTCGGCTTTCTTGTAGAAGCCCCAGATGTCGGCGTGCTGGATGGGGAAGAGGACGAAGCGGTCCTTGTTGTCGCGCAGGATGGGTTCGTCCTGTGCGGTGGTGTCCACGAGGTTCATCTCTTGTTGTGTGCTCATGGTGTGGGTGGTTTCCGGGGACGGTTGATCTTGCGGGGTGAAGGCCTCCCCGCGAGGTGATGTGTTGGGTCTTGTGTTGGGTCCCAAGGAGGCTTTCAGGGGCAACCTTGGGCTGCCAAAAATGGATCGACAGCGGATCGGCACCGACGGCAGAAAACGAACACGGCCCCGTTGTTTTCAACACGCGCCGCATTCGCAGTGCTGGCGGGGGAGGGCGCTGATCGCGATCCGTGCAAGGGGTTTTTTTTCACACCGGGTTAAGAACGCCTGAACGTTGCGCCAGCAGGGCCGATGCGTGTTCGCGCCTTCGCGCTCCCGCGACTTGTCGAGGCCTGCGGATCGTTCAGTGAAGGGTGGTGGGAGGGTGGACGAGGGGGCGCAAGATCCATCACGGGACCATGCTTCTTGGAGCTTCGGACAATGGTCCGGTCAACCACCTCTACAGGCGAAGCGCACACGGAGGCACAGAGGCACTGAGTGGTGTACAACCAGGCCAGCTGGCTTGTTCTCCGTGCCTCGGTGCCTCCGTGTGAAACCTGCGTGCCCTGAGGAAACATCCAATACATCCTGAGGTCGGCGCGATCAAGCCGACCTACTACCCTCAAAACTTCACAGTCTTCTCCAGCTCGCCGTCGGGGCCGTAGAACTTCCACTCGCCGATCTGCTTGTCGTCGGCGTAGGTGCCCGTGTAGTAGAGCACGCCGCTCTCGCGGAACACCACCGTTTCGCCGTGCAGCAATCCGTTGGTGTACGTGTTGCGGCTGCGCACACGCCCATCGCTGGTGTAGCTGGTCCACACGCCGTGGCGTTTGCCGTTCACCTTCTCGCCCTCCATCAGCACGCGGCCGTTCCTGCGCACCTGCTCGAAGCCGTTGAGCACCTTGGTGGTGTCGGGTGGCGGCACAACGATGGTGTCTTGTGCTGGTGGTGCGGCAGGTGCAACGGGCGATGCAGGTTGTTCACCTCCGCAAGCAGCGAGCAGCGCACAGACAAGGAACAAGATGATGGTCGCGTGTTGCATCGTTCAGCGTTTGCGTTCCACGGTAAGGTGCACCAATCCCTCGAGCGAGTGCCGCGCATCGTTCTCCGGAAAGGAGCGCAGCACCTCCAGTGCCTTGTCGCGGTATTCGATCATGCGGCGTTGTGCGTGCGCGATGCCGCCCGCTTCCGTCACCCTGGCTATGAGGCGTTGCACGGCGCGGTCATCGTCGCTCTCGTTCTTCACGGTGTTCACCATCCAGCGGCGCTCACTGGCGTCCACGTTGTGCAACGCATGGATCAGCGGCAGCGTCAGCTTCTTCTCCTTGATGTCGAGCCCGGTGGGTTTGCCGATGGTGGCGGCATCGCTGCCCGGACTTCCGTAATCGAACAGGTCGTCCTTGATCTGGAAGGCGATGCCGGTGTGCTCGCCGAAGAGGCGCATGCGTTCCACGGCATCGGCATCGGCGCCGCCCGCGCTGGCCCCGCTCGCGCAGCACGCAGCGATCAGGCTGGCCGTCTTCTGGCGGATGATGTCGAAGTAGATGTCCTCGCTGAAGTTGAGACCGCGCGCCTTTTCCAGTTGCAGCAGTTCGCCCTCGCTCATCTCGCGCACGGCACGGCTCACGATGCGCAGCAGCTCGTGCTCGCCCTTGTCAACGGCCAGCAGCAGGCCGCGGCTCAAAAGGTAATCGCCC
Protein-coding sequences here:
- a CDS encoding ribonucleotide-diphosphate reductase subunit beta is translated as MNLVDTTAQDEPILRDNKDRFVLFPIQHADIWGFYKKAEASFWTAEEIDLSPDMVDWETKLNDDERYFIKHVLAFFAASDGIVNENLAINFLNEVQYPEARCFYGFQVMIENIHSETYSLLIDTYIKDHKEKHGLFHAIDTMDCVKKKADWALNWIDKGSFAERLIAFAAVEGIFFSGSFCSIFWLKKRGLMPGLSFSNQLISRDEGLHCDFACLLYNKHLKNKLPKKTVQKIITDAVEIEKEFVTDSLPVNLIGMNAKLMQQYIEFVADRLLMELGCDKVYNALNPFDFMEMISLQGKTNFFEARVAEYQKAGVMNKTKEENNFTLDADF
- a CDS encoding polyprenyl synthetase family protein, whose product is MSTTTLADVQRPIAAELVEFEQRFREAMRSKTALLDRIMHYIVKRKGKQMRPMFTLLSARLFAPIGDSAYAAASLIELLHTATLVHDDVVDGSPMRRGFFSINALWKNKVAVLVGDYLLSRGLLLAVDKGEHELLRIVSRAVREMSEGELLQLEKARGLNFSEDIYFDIIRQKTASLIAACCASGASAGGADADAVERMRLFGEHTGIAFQIKDDLFDYGSPGSDAATIGKPTGLDIKEKKLTLPLIHALHNVDASERRWMVNTVKNESDDDRAVQRLIARVTEAGGIAHAQRRMIEYRDKALEVLRSFPENDARHSLEGLVHLTVERKR